One Methanohalophilus mahii DSM 5219 genomic window carries:
- the pyrG gene encoding glutamine hydrolyzing CTP synthase → MKYIIITGGVMSGLGKGITAASVGRNLKNKGHKVTAIKIDPYINIDAGTMSPFQHGEVYVLKDGGEVDLDLGNYERYLDTELTWDHNLTTGKIYQSVIEKERRGEYLGKTVQIIPHITNEIKDRIRRVAAKSGADICLIEVGGTVGDIESMPFLEAVRQMHREEAEEDIIFLHVTLVPIDAQGDQKTKPTQHSVKDLRQLGLSPDVIVARCKNPLHESTRAKVSLFCDVPKEAVVSAHDSNDIYDVPLLLEEQGLTGYMMQRLDLVAKQQDHAWEDMVKRMNAGTGDVRLAIVGKYTNLEDSYLSIRESLKHAAIEVGCKVRTDWVSSESFDEDPAAINTLQEYDGVLVPGGFGERGVEGKIQAVKFARENDIPFLGLCLGMQLCVIEFARNVADMENANSSEFDENTPYPVIDLLPEQENIVNMGATMRLGDYEAILKKGSLAEKIYGTDTIVERHRHRYEVNPNFVDRLEEKGMVFSGKNRNRMEIAEIPSHSFFFASQFHPEFRSRPGRPSPPFRAFVEAMFKKNN, encoded by the coding sequence ATGAAATATATTATAATCACAGGCGGTGTTATGAGTGGTCTCGGTAAGGGGATTACTGCTGCTTCTGTAGGACGGAACCTGAAAAACAAGGGACATAAGGTAACCGCCATCAAAATAGATCCTTATATCAATATTGATGCTGGTACTATGAGTCCTTTCCAGCACGGTGAAGTTTATGTGCTGAAAGACGGCGGTGAAGTAGATCTTGATCTGGGTAACTACGAACGGTATCTTGATACTGAACTAACATGGGACCATAACCTGACTACCGGTAAGATATACCAGTCTGTTATTGAAAAGGAAAGAAGGGGTGAATATCTTGGTAAGACAGTGCAGATCATTCCTCATATAACCAATGAAATAAAGGACCGTATTCGTAGGGTTGCAGCCAAAAGTGGTGCTGATATCTGTCTGATTGAAGTCGGAGGTACAGTGGGTGACATTGAAAGTATGCCGTTCCTTGAAGCGGTCAGGCAGATGCACAGGGAGGAAGCTGAGGAGGACATTATATTCCTTCATGTAACCCTTGTTCCTATTGATGCTCAGGGTGATCAGAAAACAAAACCCACACAACACTCGGTCAAAGACCTGCGCCAGCTTGGTTTATCTCCCGATGTAATTGTTGCGCGATGTAAAAACCCTCTGCATGAAAGTACCCGTGCTAAAGTATCCCTCTTCTGTGATGTTCCAAAGGAAGCTGTAGTAAGTGCCCATGATTCAAATGATATTTATGATGTCCCTCTCCTGCTGGAAGAACAGGGACTTACAGGTTACATGATGCAAAGACTCGATCTGGTCGCCAAACAGCAAGATCATGCCTGGGAAGATATGGTCAAAAGAATGAATGCCGGGACCGGGGATGTCAGGCTTGCAATTGTTGGGAAATATACCAATCTTGAGGATTCCTATCTAAGCATTAGGGAATCCCTGAAACATGCAGCAATAGAAGTTGGATGCAAGGTAAGGACAGACTGGGTAAGTTCGGAATCCTTTGATGAAGATCCCGCGGCAATCAATACACTTCAGGAGTATGATGGTGTGCTTGTTCCTGGTGGTTTCGGAGAACGGGGTGTAGAAGGCAAGATCCAGGCGGTAAAGTTTGCCCGGGAAAATGATATTCCATTCCTGGGACTGTGCCTTGGCATGCAACTGTGTGTGATTGAGTTTGCACGTAATGTAGCGGATATGGAAAACGCCAACAGTTCCGAATTCGATGAAAATACCCCATATCCTGTAATCGATCTCTTGCCGGAACAGGAGAATATAGTAAATATGGGTGCCACAATGAGACTGGGGGATTATGAAGCCATTCTCAAAAAAGGTTCACTGGCAGAAAAAATCTATGGAACAGATACCATAGTCGAGCGCCATCGTCACCGCTATGAGGTAAATCCCAATTTTGTAGATCGGCTGGAGGAGAAGGGAATGGTATTTTCAGGCAAGAATCGCAATCGTATGGAAATAGCCGAAATACCTTCCCATAGTTTTTTCTTTGCTTCCCAGTTCCATCCCGAATTTCGTTCAAGACCCGGCAGGCCCTCTCCTCCTTTCAGGGCCTTTGTGGAAGCAATGTTTAAGAAAAATAATTAA
- a CDS encoding DUF7524 family protein — protein MQQIHINRLGVNSIEFDIPSVEVSLSPGGEQSFEIVIINYGSPTHVNFSISENLDGYVTFLDDNPYVTHEEYVPVVVRIPHDGRVFSSGTIFVTMGYGSKTESFAINIGQKDNVRIPVEEESKIESVHIPSPPSSASKAKWSMDFGQFLKKSITPDDIKLVILLFMLIGFLFGAYYVISSVNLNPAGFSTSFYTSLAIAILLTLLFAYMLTKLPVFRK, from the coding sequence TTGCAACAGATACATATCAACAGACTTGGTGTAAATTCCATTGAATTTGATATTCCTTCTGTTGAGGTTTCCCTCTCTCCCGGTGGGGAACAGAGTTTTGAGATTGTGATAATCAACTATGGTTCGCCTACCCATGTCAATTTTTCCATTTCAGAAAATCTGGATGGTTATGTAACTTTCCTTGATGACAATCCTTATGTGACCCATGAAGAATACGTGCCCGTTGTTGTCAGGATTCCTCATGATGGCCGGGTATTCAGTAGTGGCACAATTTTTGTTACCATGGGATATGGCTCCAAAACAGAATCATTTGCTATAAACATAGGACAGAAGGACAACGTACGAATTCCGGTAGAGGAAGAATCGAAAATTGAATCTGTCCATATTCCTTCACCCCCTTCTTCTGCATCAAAGGCTAAATGGAGCATGGATTTTGGCCAGTTCCTTAAGAAATCCATCACTCCAGATGATATTAAATTAGTCATCCTTCTGTTCATGTTAATTGGTTTCCTCTTTGGTGCCTATTATGTAATATCATCTGTTAACCTAAATCCTGCTGGTTTTTCAACCAGTTTTTATACATCTCTGGCGATAGCTATTCTTCTGACTTTATTATTTGCTTATATGTTAACCAAACTACCTGTTTTCAGGAAATAA
- a CDS encoding methytransferase partner Trm112 has protein sequence MKKEMMNILACPLCKGELVLNISSDEGEEVISGTLYCAACDEYYPIEKGIPNMLPPEMRD, from the coding sequence ATGAAAAAAGAAATGATGAACATCCTTGCCTGTCCCCTGTGCAAAGGGGAGCTAGTTCTAAATATAAGTAGTGATGAAGGGGAAGAGGTTATTAGTGGTACCCTCTATTGTGCTGCATGTGACGAATATTATCCCATCGAGAAAGGTATTCCCAATATGCTTCCTCCTGAAATGAGAGACTAA
- a CDS encoding nucleoside recognition protein — translation MIDLLLRVLDFAFPILIMIFIGLWGAGLLIELGLMKKLSRLARPLLKHTNLPESCGSAFLVAIGSTAAANSMVVQAKDKGCVNDREAILCAILNSTPAYVRGIITYQIPIIIPALGPVVGGFYVMVFIISAVVKFSVVIILSKFWIKEQNNCTLDDEHNGNRPPLKEAMKTSFKKEKKLFFKIATIYLGMTTLVFALRKRGFFEIFSVLPLADLFGIPSESIIPLTTYIASPILGVSLLGPMIGEGSISYLQAMIVIMLGSMFMLPIFSIKTLLPRYISIFGPKLGVKIVTISTGMSILIRFTILIILLSIV, via the coding sequence ATGATTGACCTGCTATTAAGGGTTCTTGATTTTGCATTTCCCATACTTATAATGATCTTTATAGGATTATGGGGTGCCGGACTCCTTATAGAACTGGGGCTGATGAAAAAATTATCCCGCCTCGCAAGACCTCTGCTCAAGCACACCAATCTGCCCGAGTCCTGTGGAAGTGCTTTTTTAGTTGCTATCGGATCAACTGCTGCTGCGAACAGCATGGTAGTCCAGGCAAAGGATAAAGGGTGTGTTAATGACAGGGAAGCAATACTATGTGCCATCCTCAACAGTACACCTGCTTATGTAAGAGGGATCATAACGTATCAGATCCCCATAATAATACCTGCACTGGGACCTGTAGTCGGTGGATTCTACGTGATGGTATTCATTATATCAGCCGTTGTGAAGTTTTCAGTTGTTATAATCCTGAGTAAATTCTGGATAAAGGAACAAAATAACTGTACACTGGATGACGAACACAACGGGAATAGACCTCCGCTAAAGGAGGCAATGAAAACAAGTTTCAAAAAAGAAAAGAAACTTTTCTTCAAGATCGCCACAATATACCTGGGCATGACCACCCTTGTTTTTGCACTGAGGAAAAGAGGCTTTTTTGAAATATTCAGTGTGCTGCCTCTGGCTGACCTATTTGGTATACCCTCAGAAAGCATCATCCCCCTTACAACTTATATTGCCAGTCCAATATTGGGAGTGTCATTGCTTGGTCCCATGATAGGGGAGGGTAGTATATCCTACCTGCAGGCCATGATCGTCATAATGCTTGGAAGTATGTTCATGCTGCCGATATTCAGTATAAAGACTCTGCTGCCAAGATATATTTCTATATTCGGCCCGAAACTTGGCGTGAAAATAGTAACAATATCAACCGGAATGAGTATTCTAATACGATTTACGATACTGATTATACTACTCAGTATAGTTTAA
- a CDS encoding F420H2 dehydrogenase subunit FpoO — protein sequence MADCDLCGVSIPTVCPVKVFEPRFEHSYPEGIWKGLCEKCLDSAKGTFDEKSDEEGKCVPGNKFEKCDLCGTTCQLYDVEVFVPSFKNVYDEEVRHLCRRCLESCNEAYDRKDECFGEHH from the coding sequence ATGGCAGATTGTGATCTATGTGGTGTGTCAATACCCACCGTTTGTCCGGTAAAAGTGTTTGAACCCCGGTTCGAACACTCTTATCCCGAAGGAATCTGGAAGGGTCTATGCGAAAAATGTCTTGATTCTGCAAAAGGCACATTTGACGAAAAAAGTGATGAGGAAGGTAAATGCGTTCCCGGCAATAAATTCGAGAAATGTGACCTGTGCGGAACCACATGCCAGCTCTATGATGTAGAGGTTTTTGTTCCCTCTTTCAAGAATGTATACGATGAAGAGGTAAGACATCTCTGCAGGCGATGTCTTGAAAGCTGCAATGAGGCCTATGACAGAAAAGATGAGTGTTTTGGAGAACACCATTAA
- the fpoN gene encoding F(420)H(2) dehydrogenase subunit N — translation MVDLMLLAPEIIIALTGLIVLTIGIFMGSSSKNILGYIATAGCLAALAMVLGNFSASALMFSDTLSVDPLSQFFKLVFLVVALIVSIASIKYIENNTDTEIFYCLVLFATFGMMFVASANDLMVLFVAFELASIATYALAGFEKKNPRSVEAAMKYLLMGALSAALLLMGISFVYGATGTTSIPGIAQNMDVLTSNAIGLLAIVLLIAGFGFKIALVPFHMWAPDTYQGSPSVVSALLAAGSKKMAFVAAFKVFIIALLALQADWRMAFAILAVITMTYGNVVALSQRSVKRMLAYSSIAQAGYISMAFVVLTPMALTGGILYTLAHGFMKAGAFIAVAAVVYMVIKEKRDTEIPDHLDNFKGLGKKMPITALCLTVFVFALAGIPPTAGYMSKFILFSSTIQSGMVWLAVIAILNSALSLYYYARLVRYMYAMPHEGEKVSEPVPYVAALLISLVGVLAIGLWPEPFVEIAMQAASVLVGGI, via the coding sequence ATGGTAGATTTGATGTTACTTGCACCTGAGATTATAATTGCATTGACTGGATTGATCGTACTCACGATTGGTATTTTTATGGGTTCATCATCCAAAAACATACTAGGTTATATCGCAACAGCGGGCTGTTTGGCAGCCCTTGCAATGGTGCTCGGCAACTTCAGTGCCTCAGCATTGATGTTTTCCGATACCCTGAGTGTAGACCCCCTTTCCCAGTTCTTTAAACTGGTGTTTTTGGTGGTTGCTCTTATTGTATCCATTGCATCTATCAAGTACATTGAAAACAATACAGACACGGAAATCTTCTATTGCCTTGTGCTGTTTGCCACCTTCGGTATGATGTTTGTGGCATCTGCCAATGACCTCATGGTTCTTTTTGTGGCCTTTGAGCTGGCAAGTATAGCAACCTATGCGCTTGCCGGGTTTGAGAAGAAGAATCCCCGCTCTGTCGAAGCCGCAATGAAATACCTGCTTATGGGTGCTCTCTCAGCGGCCCTGTTGCTTATGGGAATATCCTTTGTTTACGGTGCAACCGGTACCACTTCCATTCCGGGTATCGCACAGAACATGGATGTATTGACCTCTAACGCAATCGGATTACTTGCAATAGTACTCCTGATAGCAGGTTTTGGTTTCAAGATTGCTCTTGTACCATTCCACATGTGGGCTCCGGATACCTACCAGGGTTCACCTTCTGTTGTATCGGCCCTTCTGGCCGCAGGCTCCAAGAAGATGGCATTCGTTGCCGCATTCAAGGTATTCATAATAGCCCTTCTGGCACTCCAGGCGGACTGGAGGATGGCTTTTGCGATACTGGCAGTAATTACCATGACATATGGTAATGTAGTGGCCCTGTCCCAGAGAAGTGTAAAACGTATGCTAGCTTACTCCTCTATTGCACAGGCAGGCTACATTTCAATGGCATTTGTGGTCCTCACCCCAATGGCACTGACCGGAGGTATACTCTATACCCTGGCTCACGGTTTCATGAAGGCCGGTGCTTTCATAGCTGTTGCTGCTGTAGTCTACATGGTTATAAAGGAAAAGAGGGATACTGAAATCCCGGACCACCTTGACAACTTCAAGGGACTGGGTAAGAAAATGCCAATAACTGCACTGTGTCTTACTGTATTTGTATTTGCACTTGCAGGAATTCCGCCAACAGCAGGTTACATGAGCAAGTTCATCCTGTTCTCCTCGACCATTCAGTCAGGAATGGTATGGCTTGCGGTAATCGCAATCTTGAATAGTGCGCTTTCCCTGTATTATTATGCAAGGCTTGTAAGATACATGTATGCAATGCCCCATGAAGGTGAAAAAGTATCTGAACCTGTTCCCTATGTAGCAGCTCTTCTGATTTCCCTTGTGGGTGTACTGGCTATTGGTTTATGGCCGGAGCCATTCGTTGAAATTGCAATGCAAGCAGCCAGTGTACTTGTCGGAGGTATCTAA
- the fpoM gene encoding F(420)H(2) dehydrogenase subunit M produces the protein MLPVLSLIVLIPLLFSAFAFLTKTREQARVVALMGTLITLILTLYMYFSFDSSSAAMQFEELASWIPSLGINYHLGVDGISMPLILLNAIVIPLLILFTWDDVRSTPNRFYGLILAMQGAVIGVFVSLDFFLFYVFWELTLIPLFFMVNIWGGPNKRHASIKFFIYTHVASLVMLLGIFGLYFAAWDQTGVANMGIAHLMSHFPMIGSGIARDAIFLALLFGFLVKLPIVPFHSWLPDAYAEAPTAGSVLFILLKIAGYGIFRVILPMLPATGTPDMMITILGLLGAVSIVYGAFLALSQKDLKRMVAYSSVSHMGFVALGAAGLVALSISGAMFQQFSHGLIMSIMFMSVGVIQASTGTRVINDLGGLATKMPKLAVIMMLAFMASLGLPGLTGFIAEFMVFTFSYVNVPTFVILALFGVVITAGYHLWAMQRTMFGVYNGKIGEVFDLSNVQTFSMAVIALLVLYFGLNPSPVLDMMITGSNEIVSLMAAMGV, from the coding sequence ATGTTGCCGGTATTATCCCTAATAGTGCTGATTCCGCTATTGTTCTCAGCATTTGCATTCCTTACGAAAACAAGGGAGCAAGCTCGTGTGGTGGCCCTTATGGGTACACTTATCACCCTGATACTGACCCTTTACATGTACTTCAGCTTCGACAGCTCATCAGCTGCGATGCAGTTTGAGGAATTGGCAAGCTGGATTCCAAGTCTTGGTATAAATTACCATCTTGGTGTCGATGGTATCTCAATGCCTCTTATATTGCTCAATGCAATAGTAATTCCACTGCTAATACTGTTCACCTGGGATGATGTCAGATCAACTCCCAACAGGTTTTATGGCTTGATCCTGGCAATGCAGGGGGCAGTTATCGGTGTATTCGTTTCCCTGGATTTCTTCCTCTTCTATGTATTCTGGGAACTTACACTGATCCCACTGTTCTTCATGGTGAACATTTGGGGCGGTCCGAATAAGAGGCATGCTTCAATCAAGTTCTTTATTTACACCCATGTAGCTTCCCTTGTGATGCTGCTGGGTATCTTCGGACTTTACTTTGCTGCCTGGGATCAGACCGGTGTGGCAAATATGGGCATTGCCCATCTCATGAGCCATTTCCCGATGATTGGATCAGGTATTGCCAGAGATGCAATTTTCCTTGCACTTCTCTTCGGTTTCCTGGTCAAACTTCCGATAGTGCCATTCCACTCCTGGCTACCGGATGCTTATGCAGAGGCACCGACTGCCGGAAGTGTACTGTTCATCCTGCTCAAGATCGCCGGATACGGTATCTTCCGTGTAATCCTGCCAATGCTTCCTGCTACAGGAACCCCGGATATGATGATTACAATCCTGGGATTGCTTGGTGCTGTAAGTATTGTGTACGGTGCATTCCTGGCACTGTCCCAGAAGGATCTCAAGAGAATGGTTGCCTATTCCAGTGTAAGTCACATGGGATTTGTGGCCCTGGGAGCTGCAGGACTTGTTGCATTGTCTATCTCCGGAGCAATGTTCCAGCAGTTTTCCCACGGTTTGATAATGAGCATAATGTTCATGTCCGTAGGAGTAATTCAGGCATCCACCGGTACTAGGGTCATCAATGATCTTGGGGGTCTTGCTACAAAAATGCCCAAACTGGCGGTTATAATGATGCTGGCTTTCATGGCATCTCTCGGATTGCCAGGTTTGACCGGTTTCATCGCCGAATTCATGGTTTTCACTTTCAGTTATGTAAATGTGCCAACGTTTGTAATACTCGCACTGTTTGGTGTAGTCATAACTGCTGGTTACCATCTCTGGGCAATGCAAAGAACTATGTTTGGTGTCTATAATGGAAAGATCGGAGAGGTCTTTGATCTGTCCAATGTACAGACCTTCTCCATGGCAGTTATAGCCCTGCTGGTACTGTACTTCGGATTGAACCCAAGTCCGGTGCTGGATATGATGATTACAGGTTCGAATGAAATAGTCAGCCTTATGGCTGCAATGGGGGTGTAA
- the fpoL gene encoding F420H2 dehydrogenase subunit FpoL, with the protein MAYENLAFLIPLLPALAFVITFFVGKKTPYGGALIPIFAIAASFLISLLITIGLLQNPDQVISQSYHWFAILNLGILIDPLAAVMLTMVTFVSLLIHIYSVGYMSHDPAKSRYFAETSLFTASMLSLILSDNILQLFISWELVGLCSYLLIGFWYQKPSAASAAKKAFLTTRIGDVMFLAGIIVLFADLFKLVNGSIPEGVYLLRFDEIFSYIPEIAAMNATILGFEVSHLTIITLLFFGGAVGKSGQFPLHVWLPDAMEGPTTVSALIHAATMVTAGVYLVARTFPMFIAAPQSLIIVAYVGAFTALFAATMGIVMNDLKRVLAYSTISQLGYMMLGLGMGAVIGAEAVGVSIFHLVSHAFFKALLFLCAGSVIHAVGTHDMRELGGVAKVMPITAATMVAASLALAGFGIPGTSIGSTGFFSKDPIIENAYLFGEHAGNWFPYLFAIVAALLTSLYIFRLLFMTFAGKPRTNYGGHESPASMTVPLSILGILALIFGAIVVEPFNKFVSGTFVNNFVNMDIPALAEVGNYELAHHAGHEPLLILWMPVIVAVIGLLIAFVIYYQKAIDMSRFVSKDNSVYKLLYNRYYQNEIFTQLFAVKFVYEGLAMAGYHIDRFIDGIVNVISYLTIEAGDSFRKIQTGVIQHYSMAVITGVSLLVILIKLVMEVF; encoded by the coding sequence ATGGCTTATGAAAATTTAGCGTTTTTAATACCACTTTTACCCGCACTCGCCTTTGTAATTACCTTCTTTGTAGGTAAGAAAACCCCATATGGCGGTGCATTAATTCCGATATTTGCAATAGCAGCATCATTTTTGATCTCTCTACTGATCACTATAGGATTGCTGCAGAACCCGGATCAGGTAATTAGCCAGTCCTACCACTGGTTCGCAATTCTTAATCTGGGTATTCTGATAGATCCGCTTGCAGCGGTAATGCTCACAATGGTGACCTTTGTAAGTCTGCTTATTCACATCTATTCAGTAGGCTACATGTCACATGACCCGGCCAAATCAAGGTACTTTGCAGAGACCTCTCTTTTCACTGCGTCTATGCTGAGTCTGATTTTGTCCGACAATATTCTCCAGTTGTTCATAAGCTGGGAACTTGTGGGTCTGTGTTCTTATCTGCTAATTGGTTTCTGGTACCAGAAACCCAGCGCTGCTTCAGCGGCAAAGAAGGCTTTCCTCACCACTAGGATTGGAGATGTGATGTTCCTTGCAGGTATTATTGTCCTGTTTGCCGATCTTTTCAAACTGGTAAACGGCAGTATCCCCGAAGGTGTCTACCTGCTCCGGTTCGATGAGATCTTCTCCTACATCCCCGAAATAGCTGCCATGAATGCAACGATTCTTGGCTTTGAGGTAAGCCACCTTACGATAATCACTCTCCTGTTCTTTGGAGGGGCCGTTGGTAAATCCGGTCAGTTCCCGCTACATGTGTGGCTGCCTGATGCAATGGAAGGTCCAACAACTGTTTCGGCTCTTATCCATGCTGCAACAATGGTTACAGCCGGTGTCTATCTGGTTGCAAGAACCTTCCCGATGTTCATCGCTGCACCACAATCCCTCATTATAGTGGCATATGTGGGTGCCTTCACCGCACTGTTTGCCGCAACAATGGGAATTGTGATGAACGATTTGAAACGGGTACTTGCCTATTCTACCATCAGTCAGCTTGGTTACATGATGCTGGGATTGGGTATGGGAGCGGTCATCGGTGCAGAAGCAGTCGGTGTATCTATATTCCACCTGGTCAGCCATGCATTCTTCAAGGCACTTCTTTTCCTTTGTGCCGGTAGTGTGATCCATGCTGTGGGAACCCATGATATGAGGGAACTTGGTGGCGTTGCAAAGGTCATGCCTATAACAGCTGCAACAATGGTAGCCGCATCTCTTGCTCTTGCAGGCTTCGGTATACCCGGAACCTCTATAGGAAGTACAGGTTTCTTCAGTAAAGATCCAATAATTGAAAATGCATATCTCTTCGGGGAACATGCAGGAAACTGGTTCCCATATCTCTTTGCAATCGTGGCAGCACTGCTTACTTCACTTTACATATTCAGGTTGCTGTTCATGACATTTGCCGGAAAGCCCAGGACCAATTATGGTGGGCATGAATCTCCTGCATCAATGACAGTTCCGCTTTCCATACTGGGTATACTTGCCCTGATCTTCGGAGCTATCGTTGTTGAACCATTCAACAAGTTTGTAAGCGGTACCTTTGTGAACAACTTTGTTAACATGGACATCCCTGCTTTGGCAGAGGTGGGTAACTATGAACTTGCCCATCATGCAGGCCACGAACCATTGCTCATACTGTGGATGCCTGTTATCGTGGCAGTGATCGGTCTGTTGATCGCCTTTGTGATCTACTATCAGAAAGCAATAGACATGAGCAGGTTTGTTTCAAAAGACAACTCTGTGTACAAACTCCTCTACAACCGCTATTATCAGAATGAGATATTCACCCAGCTCTTTGCTGTCAAGTTTGTCTATGAAGGTCTTGCCATGGCAGGTTATCACATAGACAGGTTTATTGATGGTATTGTCAATGTCATCAGTTACCTGACAATAGAGGCAGGGGATTCCTTCAGGAAGATACAGACAGGAGTTATACAACACTACTCGATGGCTGTCATTACAGGAGTAAGTCTCCTGGTAATATTGATCAAGCTCGTCATGGAGGTCTTCTAA
- the fpoK gene encoding F420H2 dehydrogenase subunit FpoK, protein MIPLNWYLALSAIVFAIGLYGFISQKNGIRILMCVELMLNAANINLVAFSTYNDDMSGQVFALFSIALAAAEAAIGFAIMVSIYRMRDAINLDELNLLRW, encoded by the coding sequence ATGATTCCCCTTAATTGGTATCTTGCACTTTCTGCGATAGTCTTTGCCATAGGTCTCTATGGTTTCATTTCACAGAAAAACGGTATTCGTATCCTGATGTGTGTGGAACTTATGCTAAATGCAGCAAACATTAATCTTGTAGCTTTTTCCACTTACAATGATGATATGAGCGGCCAGGTATTTGCTCTCTTCTCGATAGCACTGGCAGCAGCAGAAGCAGCAATAGGTTTCGCAATCATGGTGTCCATTTACAGGATGCGGGATGCTATCAATCTTGACGAGCTTAACTTGTTGAGGTGGTAA
- the fpoJ gene encoding F420H2 dehydrogenase subunit FpoJ, whose product MIMATDKPDIWDSFVHQFNPRRFLIRLAHMEIPPLEVIGRAILRASIVGLFLAVVLVSLYGTSWTTVDQLPQNMEDQSNIKAIGTLIFTDFVVPFEVLSIVLLSSLMGAIYMAKGEDNQ is encoded by the coding sequence ATGATAATGGCAACTGATAAGCCAGACATCTGGGATTCATTTGTACATCAGTTCAATCCCCGCAGGTTCCTTATCCGTCTTGCACACATGGAAATCCCTCCACTGGAAGTAATTGGAAGGGCCATTTTAAGAGCGTCAATTGTAGGTTTGTTCCTTGCGGTGGTTCTTGTATCCCTTTACGGAACATCCTGGACAACAGTTGATCAGCTGCCCCAGAACATGGAAGACCAGAGTAACATTAAAGCCATCGGTACCCTGATATTCACTGATTTCGTAGTACCATTCGAAGTTCTTTCAATTGTGCTGCTATCTTCACTCATGGGTGCTATTTACATGGCAAAAGGAGAGGATAACCAATGA
- a CDS encoding NADH-quinone oxidoreductase subunit J: MIGIGEALVFFILAAVVIFFSLAAVLSKDIVRAALALVFSMFTVAGLFITLNAQFLGVVQILVYVGAIGVLILFAVMLTKNTMGSDDNGN, translated from the coding sequence ATGATTGGAATAGGAGAAGCTTTGGTCTTTTTCATATTAGCAGCCGTGGTAATTTTCTTTTCCCTGGCAGCAGTGCTGTCTAAGGATATAGTCAGGGCGGCACTAGCACTTGTATTTTCAATGTTTACAGTCGCCGGCCTGTTTATCACGCTGAATGCCCAGTTTTTGGGTGTCGTACAGATCCTGGTCTATGTGGGTGCAATCGGTGTGCTGATCCTCTTTGCCGTGATGCTGACAAAGAATACAATGGGAAGTGATGATAATGGCAACTGA
- the fpoI gene encoding F420H2 dehydrogenase subunit FpoI — protein MVLKNITRALKNIRKPRVTRMYPEIRSELPERFRGLQKLDKSKCIGCGICANTCPNCAIKIVRARVSKDSTKTRWFPEIDVGHCLFCGLCIDQCPQDALSSSKIYTDGIITWKHEDLLFTPDQLAREEPIDAPEAEQ, from the coding sequence ATGGTTCTGAAAAATATCACAAGAGCTTTAAAGAACATCCGAAAGCCCCGTGTTACCAGAATGTATCCTGAAATACGCTCGGAATTGCCTGAAAGGTTCAGAGGGCTGCAAAAACTTGATAAAAGTAAATGCATCGGGTGTGGAATATGTGCAAATACCTGTCCCAACTGTGCAATTAAGATTGTGAGGGCCAGGGTAAGTAAAGATAGTACCAAGACCCGGTGGTTCCCCGAAATAGATGTCGGGCACTGCCTGTTTTGTGGTCTTTGTATTGACCAGTGTCCACAGGATGCCCTCTCAAGTTCAAAGATTTATACAGATGGTATAATCACGTGGAAACATGAGGATCTTCTCTTTACACCAGATCAACTGGCAAGGGAAGAACCTATTGACGCCCCGGAGGCTGAACAATGA